One region of Chloroflexota bacterium genomic DNA includes:
- a CDS encoding AAA family ATPase, with amino-acid sequence MPDITTFGQWLKLRRKVLDLTQVELAELVGCSLIAVQKLEADDRRPSRQMAARIVDCLRVPEVEHEAFITFARSGRWGAPPAGNAWGAAFPHYGNLPAPPTPLIGRGAELAAVRERLRAGATRLLTLVGPPGIGKTRLAIEAADGLSAEFGGRVCYVSLAPLQDASQVMPAIAHALGIATRVGIALGESIAVALRERRLLLLLDNCEHVLGAAAALAELLSACPRLTVLATSRAPLAVRAEQLWRVPPLAVPADVSDMDAGAIVRYPAVALFVERLRAVNPGFTVSARNAPALALLCARLDGLPLAIELVAARGDRLTPRQMLARARGAPLLRAGGLRDLPARQQTLLDAIAWSHDRLDAATQTVFLRLAVVAGGGTSATINALTRDVAGRRAARETLVRVSLLQREMSNRAARFTLLETIRAFALERAQARGELETAGRIHARHFLSLAEKASSALTGPRQAVWLDRLAPEAHNLQAAFAWLMGHNELEHAARLCIALAPFWTVRGPVETGRAWMEQLVGTPGRRDLPRGLQAALLYATGELARLQADFDRALALQQECLMLRRKDADRAGVAMALASLGRIAREQYDLPGADRCLRESLRLLRTLNDQKNLAHVLYALGLIAKDRGRAARALACFEEALGLARTAGNAADAANILNTLGAAVAMHRRDFARAQSMLHESVTLARKLGGRFHVLMFALSWQGRISLLEGDRMRAARLFAESLTLARELGSRSGAATAMRGQARVALDADDTGNAADLIRQALALYHGLDFRIDGLHCLWELAAVAVAAGKLEHAAICLGAAESLRESLGVVPSAVERDENARTERRLRARCPARRLARARRRGHALTWAQLHPDAPEYACL; translated from the coding sequence ATGCCGGACATCACGACGTTCGGTCAGTGGCTGAAACTTCGGCGCAAAGTGCTCGATCTGACCCAGGTCGAACTGGCCGAGCTCGTCGGCTGCTCGCTGATCGCCGTGCAGAAACTGGAGGCGGATGACCGTCGCCCCTCCAGGCAGATGGCGGCGCGGATCGTCGACTGCCTGCGGGTGCCGGAGGTTGAACACGAGGCATTCATCACGTTCGCCCGCTCCGGACGTTGGGGCGCGCCGCCGGCGGGAAACGCGTGGGGCGCGGCCTTTCCACACTACGGTAACCTGCCCGCACCGCCGACACCGCTGATCGGCCGTGGCGCCGAACTTGCCGCCGTTCGCGAACGCCTTAGGGCGGGGGCTACACGCCTGTTGACGCTTGTCGGCCCGCCAGGTATCGGCAAGACCCGCCTCGCAATCGAAGCCGCAGACGGCCTGAGCGCCGAGTTTGGCGGCAGGGTATGCTACGTGTCGCTCGCCCCGCTCCAGGATGCGTCCCAAGTAATGCCCGCCATTGCGCACGCGCTGGGCATCGCAACACGGGTCGGTATCGCGCTGGGGGAGAGCATAGCCGTTGCTTTGCGGGAGCGTCGCCTCCTGTTACTGCTCGACAACTGCGAACATGTGCTGGGGGCGGCGGCGGCGCTCGCGGAATTGTTGAGCGCTTGTCCACGTCTGACGGTGCTGGCGACCAGCCGCGCACCGCTGGCGGTACGCGCGGAGCAGCTATGGCGAGTGCCGCCGCTGGCCGTGCCCGCCGACGTCAGCGACATGGACGCCGGCGCGATCGTCCGCTACCCGGCCGTGGCGCTGTTCGTTGAGCGGTTGCGGGCGGTCAATCCTGGCTTCACGGTGAGCGCCCGCAACGCGCCGGCGCTGGCGTTGTTGTGCGCACGGTTGGACGGCCTGCCGCTCGCCATCGAATTGGTCGCCGCGCGCGGCGACCGGCTCACGCCGCGACAGATGCTGGCGCGCGCACGCGGCGCGCCGCTCTTGCGAGCGGGTGGTCTGCGCGACTTGCCCGCTCGCCAGCAAACGCTTCTGGATGCCATCGCCTGGAGCCACGATCGGCTGGATGCGGCAACGCAGACGGTCTTTCTCCGCCTCGCGGTGGTGGCCGGCGGCGGCACGTCCGCGACGATCAATGCGCTGACGCGCGACGTGGCCGGACGACGTGCGGCGCGTGAGACGCTGGTGCGCGTGAGCTTGCTGCAACGGGAGATGTCCAATCGCGCGGCGCGCTTCACGCTGCTCGAAACCATCCGAGCCTTTGCGCTCGAACGTGCGCAGGCGCGGGGTGAACTGGAAACCGCCGGGCGAATCCACGCACGCCACTTCCTCTCGCTGGCGGAAAAAGCAAGCTCGGCACTGACCGGCCCGCGGCAGGCCGTCTGGTTGGACCGGCTGGCGCCCGAGGCGCACAACCTCCAGGCCGCCTTCGCCTGGTTGATGGGGCATAATGAACTCGAGCACGCCGCTCGCCTGTGCATCGCGCTGGCGCCGTTTTGGACCGTGCGCGGACCCGTGGAAACGGGCCGCGCATGGATGGAGCAACTCGTCGGAACACCGGGGCGACGAGACTTGCCGCGCGGGTTACAGGCAGCACTCCTGTATGCGACGGGTGAACTGGCGCGGCTCCAGGCGGATTTTGACCGCGCCCTGGCTTTGCAACAAGAGTGCCTCATGCTGCGTCGAAAGGATGCCGACCGCGCTGGCGTCGCAATGGCTTTGGCTAGTCTGGGCCGCATCGCGCGTGAGCAATATGATCTGCCCGGGGCGGACCGCTGCTTGCGCGAGAGTCTGCGTTTGCTTCGCACGCTGAACGACCAAAAGAACCTCGCCCACGTCCTCTATGCGCTAGGCCTGATCGCGAAGGATCGCGGTCGCGCCGCTCGCGCGCTGGCGTGTTTTGAGGAGGCGCTGGGCTTGGCGCGCACGGCCGGCAATGCCGCCGATGCGGCTAACATCCTCAATACGCTGGGCGCTGCCGTGGCGATGCACCGCCGCGACTTCGCCCGCGCGCAGTCAATGCTGCACGAGAGCGTAACCCTCGCGCGGAAACTTGGTGGACGTTTCCACGTCCTGATGTTTGCCCTCAGTTGGCAAGGCCGCATCTCGCTCCTGGAAGGCGACCGTATGCGAGCCGCCCGCTTGTTTGCCGAGAGCCTGACGCTGGCGCGTGAATTGGGCAGCCGGTCCGGCGCTGCGACCGCCATGCGCGGGCAGGCGCGCGTCGCGCTCGACGCCGACGACACAGGCAATGCGGCGGATCTGATCCGGCAGGCGCTGGCACTTTACCACGGCCTGGACTTTCGCATCGATGGGCTGCACTGCCTCTGGGAACTGGCTGCGGTTGCCGTCGCCGCGGGCAAACTGGAGCACGCGGCGATCTGCCTCGGCGCGGCGGAGAGCCTGCGCGAATCACTGGGTGTCGTGCCATCAGCGGTCGAGCGCGATGAGAATGCTCGGACCGAGCGCCGCTTGCGCGCGCGATGTCCGGCCCGCCGGCTTGCACGCGCCAGACGCCGGGGCCATGCGCTTACGTGGGCGCAGTTGCACCCGGATGCGCCCGAGTACGCATGCCTCTGA
- a CDS encoding ankyrin repeat domain-containing protein yields the protein MSARAVEQLHRAAAAGDLTAVDAALDAGAAIDARDEYGDTALNEAAEAGQREIVRRLLERGANIENLGGADKTPLMNAAFAGHVDVAQELLEKGARVNNDLLSSMQAKVNIFREQAEDGFVTQAGVKAWERFLEYLGTARLRQDMGELVAGLRADDAETRADALRRIEMAAERNLDLSAATGALRSLLSSADADTRFAASKSLALEATRVSDWPTLSELLSADDADTKTGAMGVVVAAARDGVDITVLVPQLLPLLADVSTELRHDAPIALGYLATHKHDVRAALPQLNDTLVDPEPGVRQMGAWALYRIAKNVGNIDSTMGHLRRLLEDPNEDVRAMAQEAVRAGETAHGIS from the coding sequence ATGAGCGCGCGCGCGGTCGAACAACTGCACAGGGCGGCTGCCGCCGGCGACCTTACAGCGGTGGACGCCGCGCTTGATGCGGGCGCCGCCATCGACGCGCGCGACGAGTATGGCGATACGGCACTGAACGAGGCGGCCGAGGCCGGACAGCGCGAGATCGTGCGGCGTCTGCTGGAGCGCGGCGCGAATATCGAGAACCTGGGCGGCGCGGACAAGACGCCGCTGATGAACGCCGCGTTCGCCGGGCACGTTGACGTGGCGCAGGAGTTGCTCGAAAAAGGCGCGCGGGTCAACAACGACCTGCTCAGCAGCATGCAAGCCAAGGTCAACATCTTCCGCGAGCAGGCGGAGGACGGGTTCGTCACGCAAGCTGGGGTGAAGGCCTGGGAACGGTTTCTAGAGTATCTTGGCACGGCGCGCCTGCGCCAGGATATGGGCGAGCTTGTCGCCGGGCTGCGCGCGGACGACGCCGAAACTCGCGCCGATGCGCTGCGCCGAATTGAGATGGCGGCGGAGCGGAACCTGGACCTTTCGGCGGCGACCGGCGCACTGCGGTCGCTGCTTTCCAGCGCCGATGCCGACACGCGCTTCGCGGCCAGCAAGTCGCTCGCGCTGGAAGCGACGCGCGTGAGCGACTGGCCCACCTTGAGCGAACTGCTGTCGGCTGACGATGCGGACACGAAGACGGGCGCGATGGGCGTGGTCGTGGCGGCGGCGCGCGACGGAGTCGACATCACGGTGCTCGTCCCGCAACTGCTGCCACTGCTGGCGGATGTGTCGACGGAACTACGGCATGATGCGCCGATCGCGCTCGGCTACCTGGCGACGCACAAGCACGACGTGCGCGCGGCGCTGCCGCAACTGAACGATACCTTGGTCGACCCCGAGCCCGGTGTGCGGCAAATGGGCGCCTGGGCGCTCTATCGCATCGCGAAAAACGTGGGCAACATCGACTCGACCATGGGGCATCTGCGCCGCCTGCTCGAAGACCCGAACGAGGATGTGCGCGCGATGGCCCAGGAAGCGGTGCGCGCGGGAGAAACGGCGCACGGTATTTCGTAA
- a CDS encoding DUF4260 domain-containing protein: MKRLIQLEEVALTFLCLWLFVWGMGYDWWWYIIWFLAPDLSMLGYLLGATCGALTYNFVHHKGVAVALFAAGAILVMSDVQAAALILLGHSSLDRAVGYGLKHMDSFRHTHLGWIGKERA, encoded by the coding sequence GTGAAGCGATTGATTCAGCTCGAGGAAGTGGCGCTGACGTTCTTGTGTCTTTGGTTGTTTGTATGGGGAATGGGCTACGACTGGTGGTGGTACATAATCTGGTTTCTGGCGCCCGACTTGAGCATGCTCGGGTACCTGCTAGGCGCGACGTGCGGCGCACTGACCTACAACTTCGTACACCACAAGGGCGTGGCGGTCGCGCTTTTTGCAGCGGGTGCGATTCTGGTTATGTCTGACGTGCAGGCGGCGGCACTCATCCTCTTGGGACATTCAAGCCTCGACCGCGCCGTGGGCTATGGGCTAAAGCACATGGATTCATTTCGCCACACACATCTTGGCTGGATCGGGAAAGAGCGGGCATGA
- the mutS gene encoding DNA mismatch repair protein MutS: MTTPIRQQYLNIKKQYPDVIVFFRLGDFYETFDDDARLVAGELDVVLTSRPVAKGERIPMAGVPHHAAENYLARLIAKGYKVAIAEQTGTDPQDGLMPREVVRVVTPGTVVEASMLDARRNNYLAAVAIGERCALAFCDITTGEFAATQFAGSDARGALVRELERLAPAEVLVSGGPDAWHAPADLAVFGATVTPYPAWRFDADTARRALLDHFKVGTLDGFGIAGSPPMTAAAGAIVQYLKDTQAAALAQLTDLRAYSTDSYMLLDAATRRNLELTRSMRGDARGALLSVLDQTLTPMGARLLHTWINQPLLDRAQIESRLDAVAHFAGAAMRRAELRQALKGMTDLERLVNRVIQGAALPREMNALRAGLERVETIRALLADAASPVSVPPVGVAAAREAAAAIAAAISDEPPATMNNTGVIRGGYSAELDGVSQAVREAKQWLANLERTERERTGIKTLKVGYNQVFGYYIEISKAASEHAPSDYIRKQTLTNAERYITPALKEQETLILNAEERTLDLERQIYRETLRQIAVRSRDLLAAAHALAHLDVCLSLAEVAVLNRYVRPVLSDGRELLIAGGRHPVVELSARQEPFVPNDTRLSDGELVVLTGPNMAGKTTYLRQTALIVLMAQIGSFVPADEAHIGIVDRIFTRVGAQDDISAGQSTFMVEMVETANILHHATPRSLLILDEIGRGTSTYDGLAIAWAVIEHIHNHPRLQAKTLFATHYHELIALSDRLPRVKNYNVAVSEAEGKVTFLRKIVPGGADRSYGIHVAQLAGLPRPIINRAEEIMDDLESQSSEPRSVRGERSPAPLQPALFNLSDPVLEELKSLDLEALTPLEALNRLYQWQSALKK, translated from the coding sequence ATGACCACGCCGATACGCCAGCAGTACCTCAACATCAAGAAGCAGTACCCCGACGTTATCGTCTTCTTCCGACTGGGCGACTTCTACGAGACGTTCGACGACGACGCGCGCCTGGTGGCGGGCGAGCTCGACGTCGTGCTGACGTCACGCCCGGTGGCGAAGGGCGAGCGTATTCCGATGGCAGGCGTGCCGCACCATGCGGCAGAGAACTACCTGGCGCGGCTGATCGCGAAGGGCTACAAGGTCGCCATCGCCGAGCAGACCGGCACCGACCCGCAGGATGGCCTGATGCCGCGCGAGGTGGTGCGCGTGGTGACGCCGGGCACGGTCGTCGAGGCGTCGATGCTCGACGCGCGGAGAAACAACTACCTGGCGGCCGTGGCGATCGGCGAGCGCTGCGCCCTGGCGTTCTGCGATATCACGACCGGCGAGTTTGCGGCGACGCAGTTTGCGGGGTCCGACGCGCGTGGCGCGCTGGTTCGCGAACTGGAGCGACTGGCCCCGGCCGAGGTCTTGGTCTCCGGTGGCCCCGACGCATGGCACGCGCCCGCCGATCTGGCGGTATTCGGCGCGACGGTTACGCCATACCCGGCATGGCGCTTCGACGCTGACACGGCCCGCCGGGCACTGCTCGATCATTTCAAGGTTGGCACGCTCGACGGCTTCGGCATCGCAGGCTCGCCGCCGATGACGGCGGCCGCCGGCGCGATCGTGCAGTACCTCAAAGACACGCAGGCGGCCGCGCTGGCGCAATTGACCGACCTGCGCGCCTATTCGACCGACAGCTACATGTTGCTCGACGCGGCGACGCGGCGCAACCTGGAACTGACGCGCTCGATGCGCGGCGATGCGCGCGGCGCCCTGCTCAGCGTGCTCGACCAGACGCTGACGCCGATGGGCGCGCGCCTGCTGCACACCTGGATCAACCAGCCGCTGCTCGACCGCGCGCAAATCGAGTCGCGCCTCGATGCAGTCGCGCACTTTGCCGGAGCGGCGATGCGGCGCGCCGAGTTGAGGCAGGCACTCAAGGGCATGACCGACCTCGAACGGCTGGTCAACCGCGTCATTCAGGGCGCGGCGCTGCCGCGCGAGATGAACGCGCTGCGCGCCGGGCTGGAGCGCGTGGAGACGATTCGCGCGCTGCTGGCGGATGCGGCGTCGCCCGTCAGCGTGCCGCCGGTCGGTGTCGCCGCCGCCCGCGAGGCCGCCGCCGCCATTGCGGCGGCGATCAGCGACGAGCCGCCGGCGACCATGAACAATACCGGCGTGATCCGTGGCGGCTATTCGGCTGAGCTTGACGGCGTGAGCCAGGCCGTGCGCGAAGCGAAGCAGTGGCTGGCGAACCTGGAGCGCACCGAGCGCGAACGGACCGGCATCAAGACGCTCAAAGTCGGCTACAACCAGGTCTTCGGCTACTACATCGAGATCAGCAAGGCGGCCTCCGAGCATGCGCCTTCCGACTATATTCGCAAGCAGACGCTGACGAACGCCGAGCGCTACATTACGCCCGCGCTGAAGGAGCAGGAGACGCTGATCCTGAACGCGGAAGAGCGCACGCTCGACCTGGAGCGGCAGATCTACCGCGAGACGCTGCGGCAGATCGCGGTGCGCAGCCGCGACCTGCTGGCCGCCGCGCATGCGCTGGCGCATCTCGACGTCTGCCTGTCGCTGGCCGAGGTGGCGGTGCTGAACCGCTATGTGCGTCCGGTGTTGAGCGACGGGCGCGAGTTGCTGATCGCCGGCGGGCGGCATCCGGTGGTCGAACTGAGCGCGCGGCAAGAGCCGTTCGTGCCTAACGACACGCGGCTGTCCGACGGCGAACTGGTCGTGCTGACCGGCCCCAACATGGCCGGCAAGACGACGTACCTGCGCCAGACCGCGCTGATCGTGCTGATGGCGCAGATTGGTTCGTTTGTGCCGGCCGATGAGGCGCACATCGGCATCGTAGATCGCATCTTCACACGCGTGGGCGCGCAGGACGACATCAGCGCGGGACAGTCGACGTTCATGGTTGAGATGGTCGAGACGGCGAACATCCTGCACCATGCCACGCCGCGCAGCCTGCTGATCCTCGACGAGATCGGGCGCGGCACCAGCACGTACGACGGGCTGGCGATTGCGTGGGCCGTCATCGAACACATCCACAATCATCCGCGCCTGCAGGCCAAGACATTGTTCGCCACACACTACCATGAACTCATCGCGCTGTCCGACCGGCTGCCGCGCGTGAAGAACTACAACGTTGCCGTGTCCGAGGCCGAGGGCAAGGTGACATTCCTGCGCAAGATCGTGCCGGGCGGCGCCGATCGTTCGTACGGCATCCATGTCGCGCAGTTGGCGGGACTGCCCCGCCCGATCATCAATCGCGCCGAGGAGATCATGGACGATCTGGAAAGCCAGTCGTCGGAGCCGCGTAGTGTGCGCGGCGAGCGGTCGCCGGCCCCGCTGCAGCCCGCGCTCTTCAACCTCTCAGACCCCGTGCTCGAGGAACTCAAGTCGCTCGATCTGGAAGCGCTGACGCCGCTGGAGGCACTCAATCGTCTCTACCAGTGGCAGAGCGCGCTCAAGAAATAG